CCGGTGCTCCGTGGCGTGTGGCGGGGACCGCGGGTGCTATTTTCCATTGGGGTTTCCTCCAGGACAGGCCGTTCGGACGAACGGCGATGAGAATGATCAACAGAGCAAAAAGAATCAGCTGAGCGACGGTTTCGTTCAGATAAGTGCGCAGCAGGGTGCTGAGGATAGCGACGATCAAGGCTCCGAAGATGGAGCCAGGGAGCGATCCGGGCCGGCCAATCAGCACTGCAAAGAACGCCGGGGCCAGAAAGGAGACGCCGACACCCGGAGTCACGCCCAGCATGGGGCTTTGCAAGGCTCCGGCCAGGACAGCGAAGCCGGTGCCCGCGGCGAATGTCCCGGTGATCATCAGCGTGGGCGGGATACCCAGCAAGGATGCCATGGTGCGGTTGTCCACCGTGGCGCGAATCCTCATTCCGAGGTTGGAACGAAACAAGAGCAGCAGACCGCTCCCGACGACGGCCAGTGCGATTACCGTAATGACGAGCCTGTATACGGGGTACTGGACGCCCAGGACGTCGAATGTTCCCGACATTGGTGCCGCTACGGATGCTGGTGTGGAACCGAAGACGGCGTCCGCTCCTTGGCGAAGCACAATGCCCACGCCCCACATGGCCAGTAGTGTGGCGAGGAACCCTCGAGCATAGAGCCGTGAGAGCACTAGCCTCTCAGTGATTACGCCTAGTGCCAGGCCCAGCAGGACCACCACAAGCAGCCGGGGCCAGAAGGGAATTCCTGCCATGGCGTACATCAGGAATGCGCCTACCATTGCGAATTCACCGTGTGCCACATTAACCACGCCCAGTTGGCCGAAAATGATCCCCAGACCGAAGGCCAGTAGGGCATAGAAGCCAAAAAGCGTGAAGATGGACAGCAATAGGCTGACTAAACTTTCCAAGTTTCCTCCATAGGGATTGCTGGGATGCCCAGCGGTGGCAGCGCACAAACCTGCAGAGCCGGCCCCACGTCAAGGGCGCTGTTGTCGCGTCCCCACGAGACCATGACAGAAACGCCAACGGGCAGGCCGCCCAGCCCAACCGGCCAAGCGGCCACAGGAGAGGCGACGTCCCCCATCGCAAAAGATAGGGTCATGGGATCCTCTTGGACCAAGTGCTGACCAGTCATAATCGTCGCGGCGGCGGAGAGCCGTGAGAACGGCCGTTGGTTCCAGCACCGCGTCCCCGTGGATCCGGGCCCCGTGATTAATGGATTCAGGACGTCCGTCGGCTTCGGGCGCCACGCTATTGCGCGTGGCGCCCGGACCAGGCCTGCTTCCAGCAGATCAACGGTGGGAAGGGCACCGGAATGCAACTGCGCTGCGGCGTCCATGACGCTCAGATCTTCAGGGCAGGTGCCGTCAATTCCAAAGCTTTGCATGCAGACATGCTGGCAACGAATGGTTCAGTGCGACGGCAAGTGAGACGATCCCGCCGCAAAAATCTCACTTTGAACGCTTGAGACACATTTCGGAGACCAAAGACTCGGCGTCCACGGCCGGTGCGCAGATACCGGCTGTCAGCATCGTCATCATCTGAATACGGCGCGTACGATCCCGGATGGCGCCGGCCAATTCCACGGCGTCCCGGGGATCTGCGGCGCGGCGTAGCATGCCTTCCCGCTGGGCCTGTATCCATAGAGCGGCGAACTCGGGCTCAAATGCTTCGCGGATCGGGTGGATGGCGCGGGGTGCGCGGCCCACCGTGAGTCCGGCGGCGGTAATAAACCTGTCATCTGCCGTCGTCATGCGGGTGAACGCCTCGAGGATGGCCAGCACGTTCTGGAGAGGCGTGTACCCGGGCCGGACTCCGCGGCGGGCGTAATCTTCCATGCGAGACCAGCGGACAACAGATACCTCGTCAATGAGCATCTCCTTAGTGGAGAAGTGTCGGTGGAGCGTGGCGGTCCCCACCCCGGCGACAGAGGCGATCTCGCGGATCCCCACGTCGGTGCTGCCCCTATGCCCTATCACGTCCCGGGCGGCCCGAACCAACTGCATCCTGTTGTGGTAAACATCGGTACGCATATGACAGTCCCTGCGAGCAGAGGTCGGCGCCCGTCTCCGGGGGCCACCCGTAGTTGATGTGTGGAGGATCGTTAATATACCGGAAGGTGTGGTGCAGCTCTCATTTTGGCTTCAAGGAAGATCCACGCAAGCGTCATCTTCGGAAATCGACTTCGCGGAATGCTCGAAGACTATGGCGCTGCTTCTACTGCTCCTTGCCTCGGCGCTGCCTCCATCCATAATTTCCAGATCAGATGACACCTGGAAAATCGATCAGGCACTCGGGTGTTAGCGGCCATGAAAAACTGCCCGAAGGCGGCCACGAAAGTGCCCGCTGACGGCCAGTAGAACTGCCTGACGGTGGCCATGAGATCTGCCCACTTCCTTACTGAACCGACCGCGTCTTAAGCGGTGGGGGCCTCTCCCTGGGGTTTGATGACGGTGTCTAA
This DNA window, taken from Pseudarthrobacter sp. ATCC 49987, encodes the following:
- a CDS encoding branched-chain amino acid ABC transporter permease, whose amino-acid sequence is MLSIFTLFGFYALLAFGLGIIFGQLGVVNVAHGEFAMVGAFLMYAMAGIPFWPRLLVVVLLGLALGVITERLVLSRLYARGFLATLLAMWGVGIVLRQGADAVFGSTPASVAAPMSGTFDVLGVQYPVYRLVITVIALAVVGSGLLLLFRSNLGMRIRATVDNRTMASLLGIPPTLMITGTFAAGTGFAVLAGALQSPMLGVTPGVGVSFLAPAFFAVLIGRPGSLPGSIFGALIVAILSTLLRTYLNETVAQLILFALLIILIAVRPNGLSWRKPQWKIAPAVPATRHGAPA
- a CDS encoding TetR/AcrR family transcriptional regulator; protein product: MRTDVYHNRMQLVRAARDVIGHRGSTDVGIREIASVAGVGTATLHRHFSTKEMLIDEVSVVRWSRMEDYARRGVRPGYTPLQNVLAILEAFTRMTTADDRFITAAGLTVGRAPRAIHPIREAFEPEFAALWIQAQREGMLRRAADPRDAVELAGAIRDRTRRIQMMTMLTAGICAPAVDAESLVSEMCLKRSK